One genomic window of Mucilaginibacter sp. SJ includes the following:
- a CDS encoding tetratricopeptide repeat-containing sensor histidine kinase gives MAISANAQEITRRHVDSLLSQKSFPGSAANRINVVLQLAEFFTHLRHPSPAQLDSASHFINQAEQLNHRSPQAETNFRIALIRSAFYKSNGQSKNGRALLEQTTQQIKQAHNRTLLGKAYFELSEYYSQDFLQQTMVSRIHYLNLAVSAFERTNQLVELARCYRLLADLHQMMNDYTLAFAETKKALAYYDQAHYTETQGLYALLGRLYYTQGDYKTAISYELKALKIATASHADNVRLICQINNNLGYDFVKLGDNQKAINYFSRALEIAKSEKDNATIYLLAGNIVDVYLRMRQPQKAKAFLTQVTQKFVHPSGKLYEGGDEVSQTYLKIYLALKQYSEAKLYCDKLIQQTNNPNLNLYARSSYYELIIKFYTATARFAEALKYLKMNQDLLRKIGNANDLGTNETLWFGLDTSRRQYQSAIHHLISASAIKDSIFSTTKSKQIEQLQIEFETRQKEAQITLLNQKSKLEQANLQQANLVKNLTIGAIFLLLVIAALLFRQNVHKQKSNEVITSKNILLEDLLLQKEWLLKEVHHRVKNNLQIVMSILNTQSAYLQNDIALEAIRGSQHRVNAIALLHQKLYSSTTTALVSMPAYIGELIDYLSDSFDTGYRQIKIKQVLNPLNLDPALAVPIGLILNEAITNAIKYAFDHKGGEIMVSLSTSDDENAILKVSDTGRGLPPDFDFGEANSLGMEMMKALGKQLKGKFVIENGQGVTLMITFPIEQNREEVFEEKDYL, from the coding sequence TTGGCCATTTCAGCAAACGCGCAGGAAATTACCAGGCGCCATGTTGATTCTTTGCTTTCGCAAAAAAGCTTCCCGGGCTCTGCCGCCAACCGGATCAACGTTGTACTGCAACTGGCGGAGTTTTTCACTCATCTGCGCCATCCTTCTCCGGCACAATTGGATAGTGCTTCTCACTTTATTAACCAGGCCGAACAGCTTAATCACCGCTCTCCACAGGCCGAAACCAACTTTCGTATTGCATTGATCCGTTCGGCATTTTACAAATCGAACGGCCAATCCAAAAACGGCCGCGCATTGCTTGAGCAAACCACACAGCAAATTAAGCAGGCACATAACCGGACGCTGCTTGGTAAAGCCTATTTTGAACTATCTGAATATTACAGCCAGGATTTTTTGCAGCAAACCATGGTTTCCCGGATTCATTATCTGAACCTGGCCGTCAGCGCTTTTGAGCGTACAAACCAACTGGTTGAACTTGCCCGGTGTTACCGGTTATTAGCCGATCTGCACCAGATGATGAATGATTATACCCTTGCTTTTGCCGAAACTAAAAAGGCATTAGCCTATTATGATCAGGCTCATTACACAGAAACCCAGGGGCTTTACGCGTTATTAGGAAGGCTGTATTATACCCAGGGCGATTATAAAACAGCGATCAGCTATGAACTAAAGGCCCTGAAAATTGCCACCGCAAGCCATGCGGATAATGTAAGGTTAATATGCCAGATCAATAATAACCTGGGCTATGATTTTGTAAAGCTTGGCGATAATCAAAAGGCCATCAATTATTTTTCACGCGCTTTGGAAATTGCCAAATCAGAGAAAGATAATGCAACCATATACTTGCTGGCAGGCAATATAGTTGATGTTTACCTCCGGATGCGTCAGCCGCAAAAAGCCAAAGCTTTTTTAACACAGGTGACCCAAAAATTTGTGCATCCCTCCGGAAAGCTATATGAAGGAGGCGATGAGGTAAGTCAAACCTATCTTAAAATTTATCTGGCGTTAAAACAGTATAGTGAAGCTAAACTTTACTGCGACAAGCTGATACAGCAAACCAACAATCCTAACCTCAATTTATATGCCCGGAGCAGCTATTATGAACTGATCATTAAATTTTACACCGCAACCGCCAGGTTTGCCGAAGCGTTAAAATACCTCAAAATGAACCAGGACCTGTTGAGGAAGATTGGCAATGCCAATGACCTTGGCACCAATGAAACCCTTTGGTTTGGCCTGGATACCAGCCGGCGGCAGTATCAGTCGGCAATTCATCATCTTATATCAGCCAGTGCCATCAAAGACTCGATATTTAGTACCACCAAAAGCAAACAGATTGAGCAACTGCAAATTGAATTTGAAACCCGGCAAAAGGAAGCACAAATTACACTTTTAAACCAAAAGAGCAAGCTTGAGCAGGCCAATTTACAGCAGGCCAACCTGGTTAAAAACCTTACAATCGGCGCCATATTTTTATTGCTGGTTATAGCGGCTTTATTATTCAGGCAAAACGTGCATAAGCAAAAAAGCAACGAGGTGATCACCTCTAAAAACATTCTGCTGGAAGATCTGCTGCTGCAAAAGGAATGGTTGTTAAAAGAAGTACATCACCGGGTAAAAAACAACCTGCAAATTGTAATGAGCATTTTGAACACGCAATCGGCTTATTTACAAAATGATATCGCACTTGAAGCAATTCGCGGCAGCCAGCACCGGGTAAACGCTATAGCGCTTTTACATCAGAAACTATACAGCAGTACAACCACCGCCCTTGTATCTATGCCCGCTTATATTGGTGAACTGATCGATTACCTGAGCGATTCGTTCGATACAGGTTACAGGCAGATCAAAATAAAACAGGTGTTAAATCCTCTTAACCTTGATCCGGCCCTTGCAGTACCTATCGGTTTAATATTAAACGAAGCGATCACGAATGCTATAAAATATGCTTTTGATCATAAGGGCGGGGAGATCATGGTGAGCCTGTCAACATCAGATGATGAAAACGCAATTTTAAAGGTATCTGACACCGGGCGCGGCCTCCCTCCCGACTTTGACTTTGGTGAGGCTAATTCCCTTGGGATGGAAATGATGAAAGCGCTTGGCAAGCAGTTAAAAGGGAAATTTGTAATTGAAAACGGCCAGGGTGTTACGTTAATGATAACCTTTCCTATTGAACAAAACCGGGAGGAAGTTTTTGAAGAAAAGGATTATTTGTAA
- a CDS encoding 2Fe-2S iron-sulfur cluster-binding protein, whose protein sequence is MPEKNTILFTLHYLDNSERIHTFPGQYHSLMSLICDNLAIPGFGLCCGMGSCGTCLVQITGHHSTIKRNVLSCSILINDDLSNTDIFIPDKIY, encoded by the coding sequence ATGCCTGAAAAAAACACTATCCTGTTTACATTACATTACCTGGACAACAGCGAACGTATCCATACGTTCCCCGGGCAATATCACAGTTTAATGTCGCTCATATGTGATAACCTGGCAATTCCGGGCTTTGGGCTGTGCTGCGGAATGGGGAGCTGCGGCACCTGTTTGGTACAAATTACCGGACATCACTCAACAATCAAAAGAAATGTACTGAGCTGCAGCATCCTGATCAATGACGATCTGTCAAATACGGATATATTTATACCGGATAAAATATATTAA